TTCTGAGGGTGTTTTGGGAATAATCACATTAGTGTCTAGTCCTTCTTGATTTATTTTCGGCACATCATAAGGTAAATATTCCGTCAATATTTCAAGAAAAGGGGGAAAAGTCTTCCACATATCATAATGTGCACAACCGAAAGCCGCACTGAATATTTTAAGATTTGGATTTATTATTTCATATTTTTCCACTAAAAACATTAAATCTGTAAGCGCAATCGATGCTGCATCGTGCGCATCCCTGAAAATTACTTCCCTTTGACTTATAGGGGAAGGATTTATCCCCATAGAGACTAGTGTGCTATATGAGGTTAAGCTAGTAGTAATGTTATAGGCCGCACCCTGAATTGATGAGATCTTTTCTCTGGCATCTGTTATAGTTTTGCTATACTCTTTAAATATCTCTAATTTCAACTTATCTTTATTGTTTTCTCTTTGAAGTTCTATATTATTTTTATGCTGCTTTTTCAATTGCCATAATAATAAAGATGCTGATACAGCAATAGCTAAGATATTAATAAGTGATTTAATATCTAATTTTGATACTACTGTTTTAAAAATATATTGCGGTGATATTATTACTAATATAAATATAAAAACAAATAATAATGCTATCTTAAAAATATTTCCGAAATTTAATTTACTCATTTCCCACCTTTTAAACTTCTCTATTAGTTTAAATTTATTTCAAATTCACTACCAAATATATATACATTCAAATTTTAATAATGTCAATACTGATTCACTAGTTGGTGCACGAGGACGTACACCAACCACGATGCAAGAGGGCGTATCCGCCTAAGGCGGACGCCCCTACGCGTTGAGATACAATTATCTGCATTCTATCCTTGTTGGTGCACGTGGACGTACACCAACCACGAACAAGAGGGCGTATGCAATACGCCCCTACGCGTGAGATACTTCATTATTGATTAACTCCAAACGCCAGGTATAACTGTTTGACATGATGAGCATTTGCCATCGACAATATTATTCGCTGTAATCTGAAAGCCGCGTCTGCCAATAAGCAGTTTGCCGCAACTGTGGCAATAGGTGCTCTCATCCTTATGACCGTACACATTGCCGATATAAACATAATGCAGACCCTTATCCTTAGCGATACCATGTGCCCGTTCAAGCGGCTCTAACGGTGTCGAGGGCAGGTTTTGCATCAGGTAAGCCGGATGGAATCGGGTAAAATGAAGCGGCACATCCGCGCCAAGATTAGCCATCAGCCAATCGCATAGCCCTGATATCTCCTGCCTGCTGTCATTGAGGCCGGGCAGCATCAGATAAACAATCTCTAGCCAGATACCGGATGATTTTATAGTAATCAGATTGTCCAATACCGGTTTGAGAAAGCCGCTGCAAATATCGTTGTAGTAGGTTTGCGTATATGCTTTCAGGTCGATTTTGATAGCGTCAACCGAGCTTATCAATTCCTTTAACGGTTCTTTTTCGATTAAACCGGCGGTGATTACCACCGAGCTGATATTTTCCTGCCGTGCGGCTTTAGCGCAATCAAGCATATACTCATAGAATACAGTAGGTTCGGAGTATGTATAGGCAATCGTCGGACAGCCGTTTTCTTTAGCAATATCAACGCATTTATCCGGCGGCATATCGAAATGATTAACATCCTCAGGTCTGAACTGAGATATGCTCCAGTTCTGACAAAATTTGCAGTTCATATTGCAGCCCGCCGTGGCGATTGAAAAAGCATTGGTGCCCGGCAGAAAATGAAACAAAGGTTTCTTCTCGATTGGATCGATATTCGCCGAGCATACTTTTGAATAGACAAGCGTATAGTATTCGCCGCCGATATTTTCCCTAACGCCGCAGTAGCCTCTTTCAAGGTCGCTTACATGACATCGCCGCGGGCATAGAGTGCATTCGACAATGCCATCCTCAAGTTTAATATAATAGCTGGCGGGATGATAGCCTTTACCGGGCGGCGTATTGGTTGATGGAGAAGGCTTTATCTGGGAATAAGCGAATCCCGGGCATAATGCCAGGCCTGCGCCGACAGACGCAGTTTGTATAAACTGCCTTCGCCGCATCATTAGCCCCCAAGTTCGGGAAGTTCCAAGTCTAACATATCATATTCAGCACCCGGATATATCGGGTAATTATAATTCATTAAAGTGTCATGGAATAATGTATCTAATCCGTGAGGAGCACACATTATGCTGTCATAAAGCCCGCGCGTTAGGCCATAGAAACCAAAAATACCGGCAGCATAAGTATAGGCAATAGGCTCTTGGCTGTCTTTAAAAAGATAAATATCGCTGTGAGGCGGAATTATAGTACCATAAATTGAGCCGGTGGAATCTATATCAAGCAAAGAAATGTCAGGCTCGAATACATATCTGCTAAATACTGAATCATAGCTGATAGAGGTCATAAGGTTAATATCCAATAAGGCTATTCCATCCCTGTTTTTATTGAATATTACTCGCCCCGAAACCTCCATAGTGCTGCAGGCCGGCGGCGAAAAGTATAAATCATACGATATGCGGTTAATAACAACCCGGCACTGGCCAAAGACTATTCTAACCGAGCCAATGCTTCCCTCCGGCAATTCCTTGCTTACTAATAAACAGCGGCTTCCATTTCTCAAGTTGACAACATTGAATTTTTCTGAGCCGGAGTATAAAATTGTCAATTCACCGGTACTGTTATCTGTAGAGCGCGAACCAAGACTATCGATAGTAATAAAGACCGATTCATAATCAGCCGGGCTATCCTGCAAATATATCTCAAGCAATCCGGTTTCTACTTCAGGAGTGTAAGGGTCGCCGGAGCAAAAAATAAATATTGCGGAAACGCCAACTATTATAAGCACAAATAATTTAATCATATTTACGTCCTTTTGATACTATATTACTTACAAAGTTCGCTTGTTTCAAGATATTTTTTCACATCGGCTTGATTAAACAAGCCTGCTTCATTAATAAAAACCATATTTTTCTTAATAATGATTTTCTCGAAATATTGATTCCGTATAGTAATATTTTTAGGCGGATTAGTCCATATCTCGGTAAACGGCATTTCCGGTATTTCAAGATGCCTGACATCATCATAGTATTTAGACAAGTCAGCCAGAATGTACAGATTTTTTTGTGAGCCTAAAGTTGCCGCCATCGCCTTAGTGCCGATTTTATTAATGAAGTGCTTCTCCCCTACAGCATCCGCGCCAACAAAAGCGGCTCCGGCATCATCCAAAAGCGAGAATATCTGGCAATCGGCGCCGAAAACAACCTGTATCGGCAATCGGGATAACTTTCTCGCCAGCGTTCTGCCCTCCAAAATTGGCCGCGACTCGGCAATTAAGACCATACCGCGCCAACCAATGCTTGCGGCTAAATCTATGGCATCATTAACCATTCTTGAGTTAGACATCGTAGCGATTGTATCATAACGTGTAATAATGTTGGCTGCGTTCATAACAATAGATGACTGCGAAGCCTTTATATTTTTCTTAATCTTATCCAAATATTCATCAATGTCGGCGTCTGGTTTTATAAAAAGATTATTAAGTCCGTTAATCAAATTAAGCAAATTTGCCATAACGGTTGGCCAATCTTTGGCAAAGCTGACCAACTTCCTAAAACTAACATGCTTTAGTTCCTGTGATGCCTGTTTAAATATTTTCAACAGAGCCGCTTCCATATAAAAAGCTCCGTGGATATTGTCATTCATCAGGAGCTTTATTTCATTTTTATAATCTTTTAAGGTCATCCGAGAACTTTTTTAGTTGTTTTAAAATGGATTTTAGCCACTTGCGACAATTTATCCCGGCCATGCTTTTTAACAAATCTCAATAGCGACTGGTCGGTCGGCGCGCCCGCTCCGGGATGAAGGTCGATGCCGCAATTCTTTGATAATGCCGATAAACGATTTAAAAACTCCGCACGGGCAAGAATTGAAGCCGCCGCCACAGCTATATTGCTTTCGGCTTTATGTTTCTGGATAAGATTGACGGTTCGGCCTTTTTCCTGAAGAGCATTCAGGACAAGGCTTTCTTCACCAAATTTGTCGGTTAAGACATTCGGGCAGTTTATTTTCCCAAGCAGGTTTTCAATTGATTTTGCATGCGCCCAGGCTAACAGCTTATTAAGATTCATCATCTTTGCATAAAGCTGATTATATTTTTCAGGCCCAATGGCAATAATATTATGGGGACACGTTCTTTTAATTACTATAGACATCTCCAAAGAACGCTTATTTGAGATTTTTTTTGAGTCTCTGACTCCGATATCAGTCAGCGATTTTAAAAGCTTGGAATCCACATAACAGGCGGCGCAGACAAGAGGTCCGAAATAATCCCCCTTGCCAGCCTCATCAGTGCCGATAAGGCCATCCGCTATTAACTCTTCATGCACCTTTTCTTAGGCTCGCTCTAAGTATTTGCCTTCACGGGTATCTATTTTAATCTTGTCGCCCTCTTTGACGAATAAAGGCACTTTTACATGAAGTCCGGTTTCCACAGTAACCTGCTTCGTAATATTTGACACGCTGTCGCCTTTAACCGCAGGTTCGGCCTCAGTCACCTTAAGCACTACTGCCGACGGCATCTGGACATTAATAGGATTGCCCTCGAAAAACAGTATCTGGTATTCTACGTTTTCCTGAAGGTATCCCTTGTTATGACCAATCTGTTCCTCTGTCAAGTCAATCTGTTCGTAATTTTCCGAGTCCATAAAATGGAAACCTTCCTGGTCGTTGTATAGATATTGCATATTGCGCTCGGAAAAATCAGGTTCGACAAATTTCTCACCGGCTGGAAACGATCTCTCCAATACCTGTCCGGTGCGGATATTTTTCATTTTAGTCCAAACATTAGCTTTTCGCTGAGCAGTGCGGGCATGTTGGAAATCGATAATAGTGAAAATATCGCTGTCAATCTGCAGCCGCATACCTATTCGAAAATCAGATGTATCAATCATCAGCAACCTCCAATTTTATTATGCAAATATATAATAATAATTTAAGATTTGAGCAAGTGAAAGTTTGCCAACTCTGATTTTGCAGCCATGCCCGCCGGCAGGCAGGTTGGAATTTTAATTATGGCAGTGATTATCGTATAAGATATAGCTATGAGTCGATATCATTACACATTTTGAAAAACCAATCTTCCGGAAAAGTGAAGCATTAGATAGCTGTTTTTTTATTTTTATAACTGTCAACATACCCCTAAATCTCCCGCCGCTGGCGGGGGACTTTTATCAGCGCCATTTACATTTAAAAAGAGCGGTTTCCTAAATGCTCTCTCGAAAGGAGATTTTAAAATCGCATAATCATGTAAAGTGTTGACGCAGAGTTATTCCACTTTTGAGAAAGGTTAGGAAGCGTATGCAATACGTACCTTTAAGGCATAAAAAAATAGTCAAGACCGCAGACCTACTGTCTAACGTAAAATCCGGTATTACGCTTACTTTTTATTATTGCTTAACAATATTAAGGCGGTTTCGGAAAGAACATCCTTTTTAAACAGCTTGTGTTTGCCTGATTTGCTATAAAGCTCGATTTTACTTCGGGAAACATCATCATCAATTACAGACAATGCTTTTAATAAAGCTACTTTGATATTCTGTTCATCCTTTTTAGATATTTCCAAATTTTCAAAGACATCCGGATTTTCATAAAGCTCTATCAATGTATCTCTGGCAAATGCCCCGCCTATACGGCCAATAGCGACAATTATAAGCTCATGGTCAGATATGGTTTTAGTAAATAGATTCCTTAGTTGTTTTACCATATCAGGATAACCGGACATCCCCAGCGCAATAATAGCGTTTTTACGCACATCCCGGTCAATATCAACAGCCAGTTTCGACAACACACCGCTAACAGTTGGCGATTTCATAACTTCGCAGGCAGATATCAAGTCGAGTTTAATCCGTTTCTGTTTCCATCCGGCAAGAACTTCAAAATATGGAATAGCTTCAAAATATTTTATCTCGCTTAAAACCCGAAGCATATTTCGGATTTTATACCATGCGTTTACATCATTGGTTTCACCGGCGCTGACTAATTCGGCAAACTTCTTAATAACCTCCGGACCTATTTGTTCGCCCATTCTTACTAATGATTTTATCACTCTTGCCCTTGTATTACGATTGGGACAATCAATTTTTTCGACCAAAACAGCCGCTACCTTTCGTGAGGCGATAGCAGAAACAGCTTCAAATAATTCCGAGCCACTGCTGCTGTCAAGCACAGCTCCCGTTAGAATATCAGTCAAAATCGGGGATTCGGCTAATTCGTCAAGCTTGTTGGAAGCTTGTATGCTTTTGTAATCAACTTTATCGCTGGCAATAGTTTTTAGCGTCTGAACGCCAATTTTTAAGCATTCCCATTGCTCTTTTTTAGCCGATTTTTCAATTATCCAGACTATCAATTCGATTATTTCATTTTGAGACTTGGGCATTAATGCCAACCTCAGCGCTTCTTTTATGAAATTTCGGTAAATATCCCAAAACGCCCCATCGGCAAGTATTTCAGTCGCCTCAATTGTAAGTCTTAGGCCCCGCTGGCGAGTATCGAGAACTCTCGATGACAGGCTGTCGAGAAGTTGTTTAAGAAGCTTTTCAAGCGGTTGGCTGTACATATCGGTAGCCAGCTTGAAAACCGTACTTTTCAGCAGTTGGAAATCAATTTCCCTAGCCCTGTTTGCCCTTAGATGGCTAATAATCTCCTCAGTCTGGCGAACCGCTTTGAGTTTGATAAGAGCCGCTTTATCAAATATAAATTCTATAACGTCTTCGGTAGCCCCAACAGACTTGAAAATATTATAAACCGGCAATATTATAGATATATCCTCTTTCTGGACAGTATAATCTTTCCAGAGTTTGCGGATACCTTCCAGAGTCTTTTGGTCGGTTGATTCACCCAACCAGTTGGTGGAATAAATTACTTGGGTAATAAGATCAAGAGCTTTTTTTTCAGGCATATGGGAAATTATTGATTTAATATAGCTGGCAAGAAACGGCAGACGGAAATTGATTTCCAGTCTTGCGGCCAGATCATCATCATCAATAATTTCATCAATATAATATGAAATAATAATATTTGAGTTATCGTTAAGAATATCCTTAACCCGCTCCGAGAGCATATATTTCGCCTTTGGCAAGCCAATTATATTATCATCTATATTATATAAAGGAGATGAACCCGGTTGGTTTATTTTTATCGAAGCGACATCTTTCTCAACAAGGTATTCCTGAATAGTTGCGCCTGACAGGCATTTACTTTCGAGCAGTTTGCTGAGAAAGGTATATAAATCACCGGATGTTATTTCGGCTGTAAACTCAACCCGGGTGATGTCATGTTTAGCAAGATCTTTCAGCAAACCCTTAATAAAAACAGCATCATCCAGAAGTATTCCCTCGGCTGCCAGCCGCTGATTATGTACCTGAAAAATAAAAGACCTCTTAAAGCTAAAAATAGTATTTAAACTTTCGAGGGGCTTTTTAAGGGTCTCGTTCATAATCGGATGACCCATGGGATACATCATAAGCTGGCGGGAGGCAGCATAAATATCACGGAAAATATCAAGACTGATTTTCTTGACATCTATTTCATCTATTGGCGTTGGTTTGAAATTTATATCCACTTTTACCTTGTCATATTAA
This portion of the Candidatus Zixiibacteriota bacterium genome encodes:
- the efp gene encoding elongation factor P, which translates into the protein MIDTSDFRIGMRLQIDSDIFTIIDFQHARTAQRKANVWTKMKNIRTGQVLERSFPAGEKFVEPDFSERNMQYLYNDQEGFHFMDSENYEQIDLTEEQIGHNKGYLQENVEYQILFFEGNPINVQMPSAVVLKVTEAEPAVKGDSVSNITKQVTVETGLHVKVPLFVKEGDKIKIDTREGKYLERA
- a CDS encoding HEAT repeat domain-containing protein is translated as MDINFKPTPIDEIDVKKISLDIFRDIYAASRQLMMYPMGHPIMNETLKKPLESLNTIFSFKRSFIFQVHNQRLAAEGILLDDAVFIKGLLKDLAKHDITRVEFTAEITSGDLYTFLSKLLESKCLSGATIQEYLVEKDVASIKINQPGSSPLYNIDDNIIGLPKAKYMLSERVKDILNDNSNIIISYYIDEIIDDDDLAARLEINFRLPFLASYIKSIISHMPEKKALDLITQVIYSTNWLGESTDQKTLEGIRKLWKDYTVQKEDISIILPVYNIFKSVGATEDVIEFIFDKAALIKLKAVRQTEEIISHLRANRAREIDFQLLKSTVFKLATDMYSQPLEKLLKQLLDSLSSRVLDTRQRGLRLTIEATEILADGAFWDIYRNFIKEALRLALMPKSQNEIIELIVWIIEKSAKKEQWECLKIGVQTLKTIASDKVDYKSIQASNKLDELAESPILTDILTGAVLDSSSGSELFEAVSAIASRKVAAVLVEKIDCPNRNTRARVIKSLVRMGEQIGPEVIKKFAELVSAGETNDVNAWYKIRNMLRVLSEIKYFEAIPYFEVLAGWKQKRIKLDLISACEVMKSPTVSGVLSKLAVDIDRDVRKNAIIALGMSGYPDMVKQLRNLFTKTISDHELIIVAIGRIGGAFARDTLIELYENPDVFENLEISKKDEQNIKVALLKALSVIDDDVSRSKIELYSKSGKHKLFKKDVLSETALILLSNNKK
- the amrS gene encoding AmmeMemoRadiSam system radical SAM enzyme, which translates into the protein MMRRRQFIQTASVGAGLALCPGFAYSQIKPSPSTNTPPGKGYHPASYYIKLEDGIVECTLCPRRCHVSDLERGYCGVRENIGGEYYTLVYSKVCSANIDPIEKKPLFHFLPGTNAFSIATAGCNMNCKFCQNWSISQFRPEDVNHFDMPPDKCVDIAKENGCPTIAYTYSEPTVFYEYMLDCAKAARQENISSVVITAGLIEKEPLKELISSVDAIKIDLKAYTQTYYNDICSGFLKPVLDNLITIKSSGIWLEIVYLMLPGLNDSRQEISGLCDWLMANLGADVPLHFTRFHPAYLMQNLPSTPLEPLERAHGIAKDKGLHYVYIGNVYGHKDESTYCHSCGKLLIGRRGFQITANNIVDGKCSSCQTVIPGVWS
- the rnhC gene encoding ribonuclease HIII — translated: MHEELIADGLIGTDEAGKGDYFGPLVCAACYVDSKLLKSLTDIGVRDSKKISNKRSLEMSIVIKRTCPHNIIAIGPEKYNQLYAKMMNLNKLLAWAHAKSIENLLGKINCPNVLTDKFGEESLVLNALQEKGRTVNLIQKHKAESNIAVAAASILARAEFLNRLSALSKNCGIDLHPGAGAPTDQSLLRFVKKHGRDKLSQVAKIHFKTTKKVLG
- a CDS encoding DUF4382 domain-containing protein, with translation MIKLFVLIIVGVSAIFIFCSGDPYTPEVETGLLEIYLQDSPADYESVFITIDSLGSRSTDNSTGELTILYSGSEKFNVVNLRNGSRCLLVSKELPEGSIGSVRIVFGQCRVVINRISYDLYFSPPACSTMEVSGRVIFNKNRDGIALLDINLMTSISYDSVFSRYVFEPDISLLDIDSTGSIYGTIIPPHSDIYLFKDSQEPIAYTYAAGIFGFYGLTRGLYDSIMCAPHGLDTLFHDTLMNYNYPIYPGAEYDMLDLELPELGG